One segment of Micromonospora parathelypteridis DNA contains the following:
- a CDS encoding TAXI family TRAP transporter solute-binding subunit, whose protein sequence is MPGCPWSRHRSGRTIRGWRAGRLGRCRLCVAPEVIGDRRRRPYHFGMVPLEAGISRRAVLLAAGGMLAGCSRQPEVDKVHLRLATGPAGAVYRRIGGALAEHISEHVPGAAVTTVPSGASTDNIRMLRAGEVHLGLTSLDALITADGSAPEGLSAVCRLYDSHLHLVVMADSAISGFRDLEGKRVSLGARDSGTEFTSLRVLQLGPVNADGRFLSQAESAGKLRDGVIDAMFSLTGVPTPAIAELAQRHPIRLIPLDAQAEALFTAYPGPYAPATIPATAYAGVPATRTVAVPNVLLARNDLPDDLVYAITDTIFRHTGTIASQSRDDAEAIPEAWQINVRTGISTASIPLHPGAAEWFRDRKR, encoded by the coding sequence TTGCCCGGATGCCCCTGGTCGCGGCATCGATCAGGTCGTACGATCCGCGGCTGGCGCGCCGGGCGGCTCGGGCGATGTCGGCTGTGCGTCGCACCTGAGGTCATCGGCGATCGTCGACGCCGTCCGTATCATTTCGGCATGGTGCCGCTGGAGGCAGGGATCAGCCGGCGGGCGGTGCTTCTGGCCGCCGGGGGGATGCTTGCCGGGTGTTCCCGGCAGCCCGAGGTCGACAAGGTCCACCTACGACTGGCCACCGGGCCAGCGGGAGCCGTGTATCGGCGCATCGGCGGTGCCCTGGCCGAACACATCTCCGAGCATGTGCCGGGCGCCGCGGTGACCACGGTGCCGAGCGGCGCGTCCACCGACAACATCCGGATGCTGCGAGCCGGCGAGGTGCACCTTGGGCTGACCAGCCTGGACGCGCTGATCACGGCGGACGGCAGCGCGCCCGAGGGCCTTTCGGCGGTGTGCCGGCTCTACGACAGTCACCTCCACCTCGTGGTCATGGCGGATTCGGCGATCAGTGGGTTCCGGGATCTCGAGGGCAAGCGCGTATCCCTCGGTGCCCGCGACTCGGGAACGGAGTTCACGTCGCTGCGGGTTCTGCAGCTCGGCCCGGTGAACGCCGACGGTCGCTTCCTCAGCCAGGCCGAATCGGCGGGGAAACTGCGCGACGGTGTGATCGACGCGATGTTCTCCCTGACCGGCGTTCCGACACCTGCCATCGCGGAACTGGCGCAGCGGCACCCCATCCGGCTGATCCCGTTGGACGCGCAGGCAGAGGCGCTCTTCACGGCGTACCCGGGTCCCTATGCCCCGGCCACGATTCCCGCGACTGCCTACGCCGGCGTCCCGGCCACCCGTACCGTCGCTGTGCCGAACGTGCTTCTCGCGCGTAACGACCTGCCCGACGACCTGGTCTACGCCATCACCGACACCATCTTCCGGCACACCGGGACGATCGCCTCCCAAAGTCGCGACGACGCCGAAGCCATCCCCGAAGCGTGGCAGATCAACGTGCGTACCGGGATCTCCACCGCATCGATCCCGCTGCATCCAGGCGCGGCCGAATGGTTCCGTGACCGCAAGCGCTGA
- a CDS encoding tripartite tricarboxylate transporter substrate-binding protein, with the protein METTSRYRAVVRMSAAIGLATLLAACSGNGGATGGGDASGYPDQNITFVVPFSAGGPTDTVTRMIAEPMAAKLGGKIVVQNVEGAGGTVGAGEVAQAEPDGYTVLMHHIGMSTAPALYQKLGYKPLEDFETVGLVTEVPMTVVARKDFAPTTLQELVTYVKANANKVTLANAGIGAASHLCGLLFQTAAGVKLQEVPYQGTGPALTDLVGGQVDFMCDQTTNTSGQIAAGEVKAYAVTTPERVKSLPDLPTTAEAGLPQLTVSVWHGLYVPADTPAEIVQKLSEALKVALADQKVIDQMAKLGTAPVQAEAATPQAHRAKLEEQLGTWSKVIADAGVKVS; encoded by the coding sequence ATGGAAACGACCAGCAGGTACCGGGCCGTCGTGCGGATGAGCGCCGCGATCGGCCTCGCTACGCTCCTCGCCGCGTGTTCCGGCAACGGAGGCGCCACCGGCGGAGGTGACGCCAGCGGCTACCCGGACCAGAACATCACGTTCGTCGTGCCGTTCAGTGCGGGCGGCCCGACGGACACCGTCACCCGCATGATCGCCGAGCCGATGGCCGCAAAGCTCGGCGGCAAAATCGTCGTCCAGAACGTCGAGGGTGCGGGCGGCACGGTCGGCGCCGGCGAGGTCGCGCAGGCCGAGCCAGACGGCTACACCGTGCTCATGCACCACATCGGCATGTCAACGGCGCCCGCCCTCTACCAGAAACTGGGCTACAAGCCGCTTGAGGACTTCGAGACGGTCGGGCTGGTCACCGAGGTGCCGATGACGGTTGTCGCCCGAAAGGACTTCGCGCCGACGACGCTTCAGGAGCTCGTGACCTACGTGAAGGCGAACGCCAACAAGGTCACGCTGGCCAACGCCGGCATCGGCGCCGCGTCCCACCTGTGCGGCCTGCTGTTCCAGACCGCCGCCGGCGTCAAGCTTCAGGAGGTCCCGTACCAGGGCACGGGCCCCGCGCTGACCGACCTCGTCGGCGGCCAGGTCGACTTCATGTGTGACCAGACGACCAACACCAGCGGCCAGATCGCGGCGGGCGAGGTGAAGGCGTACGCGGTCACCACGCCGGAGCGGGTGAAGAGTCTTCCCGACCTGCCCACCACGGCCGAGGCGGGGCTGCCTCAACTCACGGTGAGCGTGTGGCACGGGCTCTACGTTCCGGCCGACACGCCCGCAGAGATCGTTCAGAAGCTGTCCGAGGCTCTGAAGGTGGCACTGGCCGACCAGAAGGTCATCGATCAGATGGCCAAGCTCGGCACCGCGCCGGTCCAGGCCGAGGCCGCGACCCCGCAGGCACACCGGGCCAAGCTCGAAGAGCAGCTCGGCACCTGGTCAAAGGTCATCGCCGACGCCGGTGTCAAGGTCTCCTGA
- a CDS encoding alpha/beta fold hydrolase, with the protein MPDPQPTIVLVHGAFAESASWNGVIDRLGAAYDVVAAANPLRSVAGDAAYVRDVMRGIGGPVILVGHSYAGMVITQAAAGETLVQALVYVNAFAPDTGESALSLSGKFPGSTLADTLVQYPLSSGGNEVAIGQDAYHAQFAADVSADAAALMARTQRPITEQALGDKLTGDPAWRSLPSWFVLGDGDMNIPVAAHRFMAERAGPRGQREVAGASHAMAVSRPSEVAETIIEAVRGVSG; encoded by the coding sequence ATGCCCGATCCGCAGCCCACCATCGTCCTGGTGCACGGAGCGTTCGCCGAGTCGGCGAGCTGGAACGGTGTGATCGACCGGCTGGGTGCCGCGTACGACGTGGTGGCCGCCGCCAACCCGCTGCGGAGCGTCGCAGGCGACGCCGCGTACGTGCGGGACGTGATGCGCGGGATCGGCGGCCCGGTGATCCTCGTCGGCCATTCATATGCCGGCATGGTGATCACGCAGGCCGCCGCTGGCGAAACACTGGTGCAGGCCCTGGTGTACGTCAACGCCTTCGCCCCGGACACCGGCGAATCCGCGCTGTCGCTGTCCGGGAAATTCCCCGGCAGCACGCTCGCCGACACGCTGGTCCAGTACCCGCTGTCGAGCGGTGGCAACGAGGTGGCGATCGGCCAGGACGCCTACCATGCGCAGTTCGCCGCGGACGTGTCGGCGGACGCCGCCGCGCTCATGGCCCGGACCCAGCGGCCGATCACCGAGCAGGCCCTGGGCGACAAACTCACCGGCGACCCGGCCTGGCGATCGCTGCCCAGTTGGTTCGTCCTGGGGGACGGCGACATGAACATCCCGGTCGCCGCGCATCGGTTCATGGCCGAGCGGGCCGGCCCTCGGGGTCAGCGCGAGGTCGCCGGCGCCTCGCACGCGATGGCGGTGTCACGGCCGAGCGAGGTCGCCGAGACGATCATCGAGGCGGTCCGGGGCGTGAGCGGCTGA
- a CDS encoding ABC transporter ATP-binding protein, translating into MPTPLIELHEVTRRYDEGPPALREVSLSVAAGEAVAILGPSGSGKSTMLNLVAGLDRPSTGTVTVDGVRVDQLGEAASARYRRARIGLVFQFFNLLDDLTVADNVMLPAQLAGMGRGTAQRRATELLGRLGVARHSGAYPGRLSGGERQRVAVARALMNRPALLLADEPTGALDTASGEEVMRLLTELHADGQTIVVVTHDLALAETCATRTVQLLDGQVAADTAMEQVR; encoded by the coding sequence ATGCCCACACCGCTGATCGAACTGCATGAGGTGACACGCCGGTACGACGAAGGGCCGCCGGCGCTGCGTGAGGTGTCGTTGAGCGTCGCGGCCGGCGAGGCGGTGGCGATCCTCGGTCCGTCCGGCAGCGGCAAGTCGACGATGCTCAACCTGGTGGCTGGGCTGGACCGGCCGAGCACCGGCACGGTCACCGTCGACGGGGTCCGGGTCGACCAGCTCGGCGAAGCGGCCTCCGCCCGCTACCGGAGGGCCCGGATCGGTCTGGTGTTCCAGTTCTTCAACCTGCTCGACGACCTGACCGTCGCCGACAACGTCATGCTGCCGGCGCAGCTGGCCGGGATGGGCCGCGGCACCGCCCAGCGCCGGGCCACGGAGCTGCTCGGCCGGCTCGGCGTCGCCCGGCACTCCGGCGCGTACCCGGGGAGGCTTTCCGGCGGTGAACGGCAGCGGGTCGCGGTCGCCCGCGCGCTGATGAACCGGCCGGCGCTGCTGTTGGCCGACGAGCCGACCGGGGCCCTGGACACCGCCTCCGGCGAGGAGGTCATGCGGCTGCTGACCGAGCTGCACGCCGACGGCCAGACCATCGTTGTGGTCACCCACGACCTGGCCCTCGCCGAGACGTGCGCGACCCGGACCGTTCAGCTCCTCGACGGGCAGGTCGCCGCGGATACCGCGATGGAGCAGGTCCGATGA
- a CDS encoding response regulator transcription factor, translated as MRITVIEDDDRVARGLVTVLAQAGFEVHRIATAAEAVRAVPADVVLVDLGLPDGDGLDVIRKLRDRPETAVIAVTARAEEHERVRGLRAGADDYIVKPFGVSELLARIDAVLRRTRVARALSHPDGQLVLGPMRIGVGTREVTVEGTPVTLTRKEFELLLLLGRRAPNVVSRDVILDQIWGATWESSSRTLDTHIAALRQKLGPAVLIRTIHGVGYRLLADQPELIG; from the coding sequence ATGCGGATCACCGTCATCGAGGACGACGACCGCGTGGCGCGGGGTCTGGTGACCGTCCTTGCCCAGGCGGGCTTCGAGGTTCACCGCATCGCCACCGCCGCGGAGGCAGTGCGCGCCGTCCCAGCCGATGTGGTCCTCGTCGACCTGGGTCTGCCCGACGGAGACGGGCTCGACGTGATCCGCAAGCTGCGTGACCGCCCGGAGACGGCCGTCATCGCCGTGACGGCACGAGCCGAGGAGCACGAGCGGGTCCGTGGCTTGCGCGCCGGTGCGGACGACTACATCGTGAAGCCGTTCGGCGTCTCGGAGTTGCTGGCCCGGATTGACGCCGTGCTGCGCCGCACCCGGGTGGCTCGGGCGCTGTCCCATCCGGACGGGCAGCTCGTCCTCGGCCCGATGCGAATCGGCGTCGGCACCCGCGAGGTCACCGTCGAGGGCACGCCCGTGACGCTGACCCGCAAGGAGTTCGAGCTGCTCCTGCTGCTGGGCCGGCGGGCGCCGAATGTGGTGAGCCGCGACGTCATCCTCGACCAGATCTGGGGCGCCACCTGGGAGTCATCGAGCCGCACGCTGGACACCCACATCGCGGCGTTGCGGCAGAAGCTCGGGCCCGCTGTGCTCATCCGCACGATCCACGGGGTCGGCTATCGGCTCCTGGCCGATCAACCGGAGCTGATTGGCTGA
- a CDS encoding sensor histidine kinase gives MTGRAVFIRLWAGIRSLARPVGQLPPLSRRGQLFDALVALGLGLVAIEAGVNDRPSPDRIEFSRGEPLPGHLVPPRPPDPVWPPFLPVEDDGTGWTAALLILVVLPLLFRRRYPLGVLWVVLATAVLVNDNPAALRLSFFACVVAGYSAAVFSPYKILALASLPAAAILHAGLQSDASSVSDSSVPFLILLPIAVAAEGLRRWKQHADEGRARMSAMEHEQIEALRRATEFERARIARELHDVVTHNVSVMVIQAGAARKVMGSRPEDARAALLAVEAGGRAAMTELRHVMGLLTMNGDVIGPEGETDLAPQPGLDGLDALVQRIRDSGVEVELVVRGQRGPLPSGIELTVYRLVQEALTNTVKHATGASVRVLVEYAGDHLRVEVTDTGGRAGATAGTGTGRGLIGLRERLSVYGGTLQAGPRLTGGYRVQAFIPVDQS, from the coding sequence ATGACGGGGCGTGCGGTGTTCATCCGGCTGTGGGCCGGCATCCGGTCCCTGGCCCGTCCGGTCGGCCAACTGCCGCCGTTGTCGCGCCGGGGGCAGCTGTTCGACGCGCTCGTGGCGCTCGGGCTCGGTCTCGTCGCGATCGAGGCGGGCGTCAACGACCGGCCGTCGCCGGACCGGATCGAGTTCAGCCGGGGCGAACCCCTGCCGGGCCACCTGGTGCCACCGCGGCCACCCGACCCGGTGTGGCCGCCCTTCCTGCCCGTCGAGGATGACGGGACCGGCTGGACGGCGGCCCTGCTCATCCTGGTCGTGCTGCCGCTGCTGTTCCGCCGCCGGTACCCGTTGGGGGTGCTCTGGGTCGTGCTGGCCACCGCCGTGCTGGTCAACGACAACCCGGCCGCGCTGCGGCTGTCCTTCTTCGCGTGCGTCGTCGCCGGCTACAGCGCCGCGGTCTTCAGCCCGTACAAGATTCTGGCGTTGGCCAGCCTGCCGGCGGCCGCGATTCTCCACGCCGGGCTGCAGTCGGACGCCAGCTCGGTGTCCGACAGCTCCGTGCCGTTCCTGATCCTGCTTCCGATCGCGGTGGCGGCCGAGGGGCTACGCCGGTGGAAGCAGCACGCCGACGAGGGCCGCGCGCGGATGTCGGCCATGGAGCACGAGCAGATCGAGGCGCTGCGCCGGGCGACGGAGTTCGAACGGGCCCGGATCGCCCGGGAGTTGCACGACGTGGTGACGCACAACGTCAGCGTGATGGTGATCCAGGCCGGCGCCGCCCGCAAGGTCATGGGGTCCAGGCCCGAGGACGCACGGGCAGCGCTGCTCGCGGTCGAAGCCGGCGGCCGCGCGGCGATGACCGAGCTGCGACACGTGATGGGGCTGCTCACGATGAACGGCGACGTGATCGGACCGGAGGGCGAAACCGATCTGGCGCCGCAGCCAGGGCTCGACGGGTTGGACGCGCTGGTGCAGCGGATCCGCGACTCCGGGGTCGAGGTCGAGCTCGTCGTGCGTGGGCAGCGTGGACCTCTGCCGTCCGGCATCGAGCTGACCGTGTACCGGTTGGTGCAGGAGGCGTTGACGAACACCGTCAAACACGCGACCGGCGCGTCCGTACGCGTGCTCGTTGAGTACGCCGGAGACCACCTGCGGGTGGAGGTGACCGACACCGGCGGCCGAGCCGGCGCGACCGCCGGTACCGGCACCGGGCGAGGGTTGATCGGTCTGCGCGAGCGGCTCTCGGTCTACGGCGGCACCCTGCAGGCGGGCCCCCGGCTCACCGGCGGGTACCGTGTCCAGGCCTTTATCCCGGTGGATCAGTCATGA
- a CDS encoding sensor histidine kinase has translation MHRRLLVVLVPLAVLLVAALGVPLSVTVAEREMQETYVDRLGDVGRFASLAETAMSTGRTEALHQELTRYHRLYGIPVAVIDPSGKVLLGSASAYQDAAAAEPALSRIVTAALAGARSEPSGEWAPWGDSALVVAEPVGRDSEVVGAVVTISDLSRTRERILVRWARLAGLGLLPLIALVAVAWPVSAWVLRPVWRLDAATSRISKGDLTIRADAEAGPIELRRLAGSFNAMMDAVENAAQRQRAFVSDASHQLRNPLTSLRLAVESLEAHLRPEGNGQQVYDVAVDELKAMQRLLNSLQASARMESMRTASPVELDDVLTTRVERWRALTATAGQTLAVDVPPGLRLLEPPGGLGSILDELISNALRLSDAQVVQVTARSVPGAATAGDGTDSAAGGMVTITVRDNGQGIDVAERAQAVRRFWRSPRHQNVPGTGLGLAICADLVLGAGGELRLERGLPRPDGSGYGLAAVIALPVVPRVASSPDAPARWPA, from the coding sequence GTGCATCGTCGCCTGCTCGTCGTCCTGGTGCCCCTGGCGGTGCTGCTCGTCGCGGCGCTCGGGGTGCCGCTCAGCGTCACCGTGGCCGAGCGGGAGATGCAGGAGACCTACGTCGACCGGCTCGGCGACGTCGGCCGCTTCGCGTCGCTGGCCGAGACCGCGATGTCGACCGGACGGACCGAGGCGCTCCACCAGGAACTGACGCGCTACCACCGGCTGTATGGCATCCCGGTCGCGGTGATCGACCCGTCGGGCAAGGTGCTGCTCGGGTCGGCCAGCGCCTACCAGGACGCGGCTGCCGCCGAGCCGGCGTTGTCCCGGATCGTGACTGCCGCGCTGGCCGGGGCGCGGTCCGAACCGTCCGGGGAGTGGGCGCCGTGGGGAGACTCCGCCCTCGTGGTGGCCGAGCCGGTGGGCCGGGACAGTGAGGTCGTCGGCGCCGTCGTGACGATCTCCGACCTGTCGAGGACGCGCGAGCGCATCCTCGTACGCTGGGCCCGGCTCGCCGGGCTCGGGCTGTTGCCGTTGATCGCGCTGGTAGCTGTCGCGTGGCCGGTTTCGGCCTGGGTGCTGCGGCCGGTGTGGAGGCTGGACGCGGCGACCTCGCGGATCTCCAAGGGTGACCTGACGATCCGCGCCGACGCCGAGGCCGGGCCGATCGAGCTGCGGCGGCTGGCCGGGTCGTTCAACGCCATGATGGACGCCGTCGAGAACGCCGCGCAGCGGCAGCGGGCATTCGTCTCCGATGCTTCGCACCAGTTGCGCAACCCGTTGACCAGCCTCCGGCTGGCGGTGGAGAGCCTTGAGGCACACCTGCGGCCGGAGGGCAACGGGCAGCAGGTGTACGACGTCGCCGTCGACGAGCTGAAGGCGATGCAGCGGTTGCTGAACTCGCTGCAGGCCAGTGCGCGGATGGAGAGCATGCGGACGGCGTCGCCGGTGGAACTCGACGACGTACTGACGACCAGAGTCGAGCGTTGGCGGGCGTTGACGGCGACGGCGGGGCAGACGCTGGCGGTCGACGTGCCACCGGGATTGCGGCTGCTGGAGCCTCCTGGCGGATTGGGCAGCATCCTGGACGAGCTGATCAGCAACGCGTTACGGCTGTCGGACGCGCAGGTGGTGCAGGTGACCGCCCGCAGCGTCCCCGGTGCCGCGACCGCCGGGGACGGCACCGACTCCGCGGCCGGAGGCATGGTCACCATCACCGTCCGCGACAATGGCCAGGGGATCGACGTCGCCGAGAGGGCCCAGGCGGTACGGCGGTTCTGGCGGTCGCCGCGGCACCAGAACGTGCCCGGCACCGGCCTGGGACTGGCGATCTGCGCCGACCTGGTCCTTGGGGCCGGGGGCGAGCTGCGGCTGGAGCGGGGCCTGCCGCGTCCGGACGGTTCGGGGTACGGGTTGGCCGCGGTGATCGCGTTGCCGGTCGTTCCGCGAGTGGCGTCGTCGCCGGACGCCCCGGCTCGATGGCCGGCCTGA
- a CDS encoding response regulator, which translates to MTAALRVVVADDQALVRAGFRMILTADGIDVVAEATTGVEAVDAVHRHRPDVVLMDIRMPDMDGLAAARQILTGVGEAPRIIMLTTFDLDQYVYAALTAGASGFLLKDVTPEQLVAAVRLVRSGDALLAPAITRRLVQRFAQHDTDPPAIHRDLSALTPRELEVLGLLAHGLSNAELAGRLHLSEATVKTHVARILAKLGLRDRVQAVVVAYRTGLVSP; encoded by the coding sequence ATGACCGCAGCGCTGCGAGTGGTGGTCGCCGACGACCAGGCGTTAGTCCGAGCCGGGTTCCGGATGATCCTTACGGCCGACGGGATCGACGTGGTCGCCGAGGCGACGACCGGAGTCGAGGCCGTCGACGCGGTCCATCGGCACCGACCCGACGTGGTGCTGATGGACATCCGGATGCCCGACATGGATGGCCTCGCGGCCGCCCGCCAGATCCTCACCGGCGTTGGCGAGGCGCCCCGCATCATCATGCTCACGACCTTCGACCTCGACCAGTACGTGTACGCGGCGCTGACCGCCGGGGCCAGCGGCTTCCTGCTCAAGGACGTCACCCCGGAGCAGTTGGTGGCCGCCGTCCGGCTGGTCCGCTCCGGCGACGCGCTGCTGGCACCGGCGATCACTCGGCGGCTCGTGCAACGGTTCGCCCAACACGACACCGACCCGCCGGCGATCCACCGGGACCTGAGCGCCCTCACCCCGCGTGAGCTGGAGGTGCTGGGCCTGCTGGCCCACGGCCTGAGCAACGCCGAGCTCGCCGGCCGCCTGCACCTGTCGGAGGCGACCGTGAAGACACACGTCGCCCGGATTCTGGCCAAGCTGGGACTGCGCGACCGGGTCCAGGCTGTCGTCGTCGCGTACCGGACCGGCCTGGTCAGCCCCTGA
- a CDS encoding MarR family winged helix-turn-helix transcriptional regulator, with the protein MESLRGATSWDGMRMAATRRTRLYEELSMASRRYLASYVLFNQAIADHLGLHPTDVQFLSLLSAAPAPRTVREIADMTGLTTGSATRLVDRLERGGYVRRTPDQEDRRRVLVTPVPDRLERVTAVWDDLGQSWQAILDDHTEEELEVITRHMQRADDLSHTQMRRLRSRPKPA; encoded by the coding sequence GTGGAATCGCTGCGCGGCGCAACTAGTTGGGATGGGATGCGGATGGCTGCGACGCGTCGGACCCGGTTGTACGAGGAGTTGTCGATGGCGTCCCGCCGCTATCTGGCCTCGTACGTGCTGTTCAACCAGGCCATCGCCGACCACCTCGGGTTACACCCGACCGACGTGCAGTTTCTGAGCCTGCTCTCGGCGGCGCCCGCGCCCCGCACGGTGCGAGAGATCGCCGACATGACCGGCCTCACCACAGGATCGGCGACCCGCCTCGTCGATCGGCTCGAACGTGGTGGCTACGTGAGACGCACGCCCGACCAGGAGGACAGGCGCCGGGTGCTGGTCACCCCGGTGCCAGACCGCCTCGAGCGTGTCACCGCGGTCTGGGACGACCTCGGCCAGTCCTGGCAGGCAATCCTCGACGACCACACCGAGGAGGAGCTTGAGGTGATCACCCGCCATATGCAGCGAGCTGATGACCTCAGCCACACCCAGATGCGTCGCCTGCGATCCCGACCGAAGCCCGCCTGA
- a CDS encoding ABC transporter permease codes for MSALARVVRAGVGRRRVQTIVVGLVVMIAVTSAVLGGSLMVASQGPFDRAFSQQQGAHLTAQFDAVAVTEAQLAASASAAGVAAAAGPFPNAQLNLTSPAGNPIPPANVVGRADAGGAVDRVIVVEGRWATDPGEIVLATGGRLQLPPQMVGQQWTVSDAPGSPSVTVVGIARSASQTADAWTTPAQLASWAGTDGPRTYQMLYRFTEAGTAEQVQAGRTAVEATVPAAALATASSWLDVRREATGETLLLVPFLIAFGMLGVVMAVLIIGNVIAGAVSTATRRIGILKALGFTPAQVVRAYVGQALIPATVGAALGVVAGNLLTMPILARTNQLYGTNDNGVALWVDAVVVGGALTIVAVTALAASARAGRLRSVDALAVGRTPRPGRGQWAARMTSRLPISRPVTLGLAHPFARPVRAVSVVAAIAFGAAAVTFAVGLGTSLNRVQEVEDIADVQVGAPHRMAPGEPRPGRREPQPFGDPAAIEKVIAGQAGTGGYMGVARSEITAGGIVGELDAVAVTGPDSARYYRMVSGTWLTGPGQIVVSTPFLTAAGKQVGDSIVLTDNGVDITVKIVGEAFNTDDDGMQVVTDIATLRAAEPELAPSMYYVSVDSGTDSGAYAKALTTALEPVGAAADRLNHQPDEMIIIVNALTGLLSLMLMVVAGLGVMNTVVLETRERVHDLGVHKALGMTPRQTTAMVIASVVVTGLAGGAIGAAVGVLLQRTVITEMSSSVGFRLPDSVLDVYGSFDLLVFGLAGLVIAVVGALLPAGWAAKTRVAVALRTE; via the coding sequence ATGAGCGCGTTGGCTCGGGTGGTCCGGGCCGGGGTCGGCCGGCGACGCGTCCAGACGATCGTGGTCGGCCTGGTCGTGATGATCGCGGTGACCTCGGCCGTCCTCGGCGGTTCGCTGATGGTGGCCTCCCAGGGACCCTTCGACCGGGCCTTCAGCCAGCAGCAGGGCGCGCACCTCACCGCTCAGTTCGACGCCGTTGCGGTCACCGAGGCGCAGTTGGCCGCATCAGCGAGCGCCGCAGGGGTTGCCGCGGCGGCGGGACCGTTCCCGAACGCGCAGTTGAACCTGACCAGCCCGGCGGGCAATCCGATACCGCCGGCGAACGTCGTCGGGCGTGCCGACGCGGGCGGCGCGGTCGACCGGGTCATCGTCGTCGAAGGCCGCTGGGCGACCGACCCCGGGGAGATCGTGCTGGCCACGGGGGGTCGCCTGCAGTTGCCACCGCAGATGGTCGGGCAGCAGTGGACGGTGTCCGACGCGCCGGGCAGCCCATCGGTGACCGTCGTCGGGATCGCCCGATCGGCCAGCCAGACCGCCGACGCCTGGACCACCCCGGCGCAGCTCGCCTCCTGGGCCGGAACCGATGGTCCCCGGACGTACCAGATGCTCTACCGCTTCACCGAGGCCGGCACGGCCGAGCAGGTCCAGGCCGGCCGGACCGCGGTGGAGGCGACCGTCCCCGCCGCCGCGCTCGCCACCGCGTCGTCGTGGCTCGATGTCCGCCGGGAGGCGACCGGCGAGACCCTCCTGCTGGTGCCGTTCCTGATCGCGTTCGGCATGCTGGGCGTGGTCATGGCGGTGCTGATCATCGGTAACGTGATCGCCGGCGCGGTTTCCACCGCCACCCGCCGGATCGGCATCCTCAAGGCGCTCGGTTTCACGCCGGCTCAGGTGGTCCGGGCGTACGTGGGCCAGGCGCTCATCCCGGCCACGGTCGGTGCGGCGCTCGGTGTGGTCGCCGGCAACCTGCTGACCATGCCGATCCTCGCGCGGACCAACCAGCTCTACGGCACGAACGACAACGGGGTCGCGCTCTGGGTCGACGCGGTCGTGGTCGGCGGCGCGCTCACCATCGTGGCGGTGACCGCCCTGGCCGCCTCCGCCCGGGCCGGCCGGTTGCGCAGCGTCGACGCGCTCGCCGTCGGCCGTACGCCTCGACCCGGGCGCGGTCAGTGGGCGGCCCGCATGACCAGTCGGTTGCCGATCTCCCGGCCGGTGACGCTCGGCTTGGCGCATCCCTTCGCCCGGCCGGTACGAGCGGTCAGTGTCGTCGCCGCGATCGCGTTCGGTGCGGCCGCAGTCACCTTCGCGGTTGGGCTCGGCACGTCACTCAACCGGGTCCAGGAGGTCGAGGACATCGCCGACGTCCAGGTCGGGGCGCCGCACCGGATGGCGCCCGGCGAGCCGCGGCCGGGTCGACGAGAGCCGCAGCCGTTCGGCGATCCGGCCGCGATCGAGAAGGTGATCGCCGGCCAGGCGGGCACCGGCGGGTACATGGGCGTGGCCCGCAGCGAGATCACCGCTGGTGGGATCGTCGGCGAGCTCGACGCGGTTGCCGTCACCGGGCCTGACTCGGCGCGCTACTACCGAATGGTGTCGGGCACCTGGCTGACCGGGCCGGGGCAGATCGTCGTCTCGACCCCGTTCCTGACCGCGGCGGGCAAACAGGTGGGCGACAGCATCGTGCTGACCGACAACGGCGTCGACATCACCGTCAAGATCGTCGGTGAGGCGTTCAACACCGACGACGACGGGATGCAGGTCGTCACCGACATCGCGACTCTGCGCGCGGCCGAGCCGGAGCTGGCGCCGTCGATGTACTACGTCAGCGTCGATTCCGGCACCGACTCCGGGGCGTACGCCAAGGCGTTGACGACCGCACTGGAGCCGGTCGGCGCGGCGGCCGACCGCCTCAACCACCAACCCGACGAAATGATCATTATCGTCAACGCGCTGACCGGACTGCTCAGCCTCATGCTGATGGTCGTCGCCGGCCTCGGCGTGATGAACACGGTCGTCCTGGAAACCCGGGAACGCGTCCACGACCTGGGCGTGCACAAGGCGCTCGGGATGACCCCCCGGCAAACCACGGCGATGGTCATCGCCTCGGTCGTGGTCACCGGCCTGGCCGGCGGCGCGATCGGTGCGGCGGTCGGCGTGTTGCTGCAACGCACGGTCATCACGGAGATGTCGAGCAGCGTCGGCTTCCGCCTGCCCGACTCGGTCCTCGACGTGTACGGCTCGTTCGATCTGCTGGTCTTCGGTCTCGCCGGGCTGGTCATCGCCGTGGTCGGTGCACTGCTGCCCGCCGGCTGGGCGGCGAAGACGAGGGTCGCGGTGGCACTGCGAACCGAGTGA